The Ptychodera flava strain L36383 chromosome 14, AS_Pfla_20210202, whole genome shotgun sequence genome segment CAATTTTTTGTTCAAGAGAGCAAAGACTTCTCATTCTGCTCTTTAGGGTTTTGTTGAACATGATGAATGCAAAAATTCAGCTTTGCAAACAACGAACGGTCTGCAGTGTgagatgttattgttgacgaacAATGATGTGGCTTAGTGAATTATATTCCGTACTAGAAATACGATGTCAAAAGTAACGTTGGACATTTTATATGCGTACATGTCGTTTTGATAAGTATAACAACAGACATGTCGACCATGGGTTTGGAAATAGAAGACGGAACAGCATTTTACAGACCGAACAcgagacttgctccaagtctttGGGCATGtaagtatcaaaacatatcATAAAgtgaaggactaaacatcagcAGACCGTCGCGCTAATGGTAGGCTTTTGCGcagatcgtggggtgaacgccttggcTTGGCCAGCTAGTAtaactcagctgccgagaaaagccaggcaATTTGGGGTCAGTCTAACCGCACACCATTTTACCGTCAGAACAAATATACACGAAAACTTACAGCTTATAGAGCATCAATAGCCTTGGTGATGGAACGGAAGAACTTATATAGGACTCACGCAAGAATCAGGAAGTGAAGTCTCTTCGCATGCGGTACGCCAAGGAAGCAAACTTTTGACTTTTGGAATGATATATAGGCAACACTTGATGAAAGTAAAAGATAGTAATACCCCAAAAAATAATGGTGACATACTTACATACTTGGTCATGTATATCAGGGTAGCGGGTGAAATCCATTCCCTGGCGTGGATTCCAGCCTCGAACCAGCCTGCTGGTTTCTTGATGATGGACGAGGTTGATATCTAACGGTAGAGGCAATCGTTAGAAAAGGTGGAATAATTGCTAGGGATAACGAAGTTAGTATGAGAATAGCATTTTGTGGAAGTTAATCGACGATTACCGGGATATACGTGTGCCCTGAGcaacaaaaaatcagaaaaaaacatcATTTGTCCAACTCTATGCATGCCTACCTGTAAGTCTTTGCTTTTATAGATATGCACGTATGTCTCCTTCCGTCTAACTGTGACTGATGATCTTGCCGTGTATTGACGTCATCTCGCGGTTGAACAAATTGTAAAGTAAAATAGGCTCCAATCGAGAGACATGACTGTCTCGGAAGTGAGTGGTACTTATGAATGTCGTATATTAAAATGGGCGTTTCATTATTTGAATATCACGTGACCTACCTTGAGGCCCCTGATTCGTCGTCCCTCGTAGGATTTGGTTATCTCGAAAATCTCGACGATATCTTTGTATTCATTGGCAATGTCAGTGATCCATGTATCGATCTAGGGTAtgaatgaagaaaaatgttCTACCCCAGAGACACTTTTTAAAGAGATTTTTTTTGCTTGAGTATAGGAGAGAACACCTCAGGCTTTGTTGACCATTGGAAATACGCGCCTCGCAAAACGAATGTTCTaggttttgctcaaactgtccCGGCAGGAAGACTTAAAACCATTCTCTATCGTAATTAAGGATACAAataaggggtcaccatgaaaaaAATTGGGATCAGAAAATTTATGAAGCATTAACCGAcattttaaatgtaaatgttCGATACCCCCTTGTTAACTCTGAGGGGAAAATTACAGAAGAACCCAACAAAAAGGCTGGGGTGTCATTTGCTCAACAGACTGCAGTCTATACAGGCAGAAGGTCAGAAACATATCGTAAAATTTGAATGTCCGAAAAAACTGTCCCCAAGACGCATTCTACCAAAGTTAATACGAGTTCAAAACTGTAGAAGTTCCCTCGATAGCAAATTGCATGGAATGCAATTTAGAGTAATTTTAATTGGTGTGGTGTGGATGGTTAGAATCATTGCGTTCTGTCAGAAATAAGACGAGAAGGAACTGTTTGAGAGGCAGTTCCACAAAAGCACCAAAGCTGTGGATCATTACACAGTCACCTGTCTTCTAAAGTTGCGCTCTGCGTCTacgcgccccatagacgtgtgtatctTCTCAGGCATATATGGGCGCGTAGGCACAGAGCGGAATTTTAGAAGACAGGTGACTGTGATCATTATGTGGCCGACAAGCGGAAGCAGTTCAACGATGGGAGTGACACCAGATGCCAGCGTCAGCCAAACATGTACGTTGATAATCAGGGTGGGTcgagtctttcacttttccGAAAgcatatgaaaatatttgaatcGATATCTACTTTTATCAGGTATAATAGTAACAAGGAATTATCAAtacgaaatatttttctttaacTAATCGTCGACTATAAATGATTTTCAACGTACAAAGTTTTACTGTATGTTATCGAATGGTGGAAAATATGGCGACTCATTTTATTACGCAATTTGATAATACATCTCTGGGGGTTTTATACTATCGTCGCAATGAACGTGGGgcttgaattttaaaataacGTAAAGGCATTGACATTCTCACAAATCGGACATCCTTTAAGTCTTTTATAGTATCCATGGGATGCGTTTTTACAACAAGTGACAACTGTGGCACCTTGACTGTACGGTGACAAATCATCGCGGATTATGAGTCCGGCCATATGGTGCTTAGggaacatgcaaatttctttccGACGGTGGTAGGTCCATGTTCCGCTTATCTATGACGTTTGCTAGACCAGACTCCAAAACCATGGTAACGAGGAGCGTCTATTTTCTCAGCCATTCATCAAAGGAGTTTAAATTGTTCCAGATATTGTACAGCTGCGGGGcattattttaaactttcagtCACTTTTTATATCCCCTCATACGTAAAAACAGCGAAGTGCCGACCGTGGGCGTCCCTTACCTCGTCATACGTGTGATACCGATTATAGTCAAACGTGATATCGGCGTCCTGTTGGGAATCTTGCGACGACGTCCGTTGACCGTCGATCAGCGTTTGTACGTCACTGATGAATACGATGTAGTCTATTTTCATCAATCGCAGAAACGCCGTCACTTCAGGCGACAAACTTGGCGGGACCATGACGTCGACGGGATAGCCGACGGCGTGAGGCGACAGCCAAAAGTCCACCTGTGAGAGACAATGGCGAGTTAGGCTGTTCATATCATTGACGTGGATCCATTCGATTCGCCCACTTTTCCTGACCACAGACAGCTTCTCTCCTGTATGTCCTGACCAAGTTGCAATGGTTTTCTCAGTGCGAAATTATCCCATATCTTCTGCCTGTCTGTTGTAGGTTTAAGTGAAGTCGAGAACTCCACCTTCAAATAATGCTCTAAAGACACGGCTTAGCCCTATCTTAGGTCCTGTATATTGTATCaagtcattttctcccaaaacATCTTAAATTTTCAGGTGCCGCTGACATGAATGAAATATTGAACCTTAACGAAGCCATTAAGGATACGATTTTCCTAAGTTAGCCTTTAGTTACATTGTTTCTTACTGTATAGCATTGGCGCTAAAAATATGACTGAACCGACAATACAGACTCACTTTCAGACCATTTacagaatatgcaaattcagaatGTGGACTACACAGTATCGACAGTCGTTTTTACCTGGGCACTAATGTGCGGTTTCTTCATCATGACTTTTCTAATCAACGACTACTGTCTTAAAGAGATATGAAAATTCATGCCGCGTTCTCGCTAGATGGCACGTTGGCTAGATCACGTGACTGGCGACTTTTCGTCGATTGACACCTAAAACACTTTTCAGATAGAACACAAATTATGCTCACCTTGTCACCGACTTGAGTCTTTAGTTGATGCAAGAGCTCAAGCTCATCGTAAGTTTTTGGATTTATTCGCAAAACCTGGTAGctgtaaacatagacagtaaATAGGGAAACTTCGTTTGCGAGTTCATGCGCATGCGCGAAGCATGACAATGATAGGTGAAACGACATCTAAACGTGTGTTAAGTATGGTTCTTCATCAAGGATATGCTCGTTCACAAAATATTTAGCTCTAACATAGACTAGCCAAGTGTCATATAACGGTCTATTTAAATTCAATGTGTATTACTTCAACTGAAACTTTAGGCATATAGCTTGTCTTAGGACCTGGTTGACACACTGGCAGTGATATGCAATGGAGTGCTACCTGACATTGAGAAACACTTGCGCAAGGAACGGTACACCGACATACATGGCGACTGTTCAAAGGCCGCAATTGCAGATGTGGGTCCACTAACTCCTGAGAAAATAATACGGCTACTCTCGAGCCCGAATCTGACCTCATCGCGCGCGGAGCTGCACTACGAGTTTAATAACCGTTCGTGTACAATAGTCCGCTCGTCCAGCCCCTATCCGAGTTCTCAGAGGGCATTCAACGAAGCCTGTAACTTATCCATATTCTACCATTCATCATATGCATGGATGCTGGGACATGAGAGAATATTGTACGACGCGTAATAAGAGCAAATATGGAACAATtcacatgttaaacaaaaaacataatacaGGTGACGTTGATAAACACAGAAGATACACTGGATCGATGACTTTTCGACGACGCAAAGACAACTTTCATTATCTTAGAAATTGCATTAAGTACTTCGACAAATTTCAGACTTGTTTTTTAATTCCCAAAGTTGAAGTTTCCCAAAGGTGCGTTTTCACCGTCGAAGTCAGTGTTATAGCTATTAGAGTTTTATGCAACACttgcaaatttgttttactctgTCATCTCATTACACGCAACTGACATTCGATGGCCCCTTTTCCAAACGCTGTCCCTCTACACAGAAAGTGCGCAGGTATAGCTTAATTTCAAGTTGCTGTAACAGTCATTCGCTCGTCCTTTTCAAACTCTGTATCACAAATGTTTCGTTTTTTCCTATATTGTTTTTTATCACTGCCCCTGGTGCCTCATACATGTTCTCAGTGTTCGAGTTCGTTCTACGTCATGAAAATACTTCTCTCAGTGTCACGGTCAAATAGTACGGTTCACGAGCGGTAACATGTCAGACAAAAAGCTGGCAGCGATTGCAAACCCCAGGTGACCAATTTTAACCGATAGCCTATCACGTCCACATGGGCATTCGTTACAGAAAGCGTTGATTGGTGTACGTCGACGTCTGGCGTTTGTAAACTCCAATTTGATAGGTCAGCGCGAGTCTTTAGATCTTTGGCCTgaatgtgaattcaaaattcaggTTTTTGCTAGTCGTCTGCTGTATTATATTTTACTTTCGTTCTTCGAGGTGCTAGTTACTATGGGAAGGGACAGCGAACTAGTAACTTTTACAAATcagatgaaaaatgatgaaCGTCCATCGTCACCTTCGTAGGTGAGTCTAAGCAAAGTCTAActcattatttttatcattctttTGATAGGCAAAATTTGTTAACCAAAAGTTATTTGACGAGGGGACTAAGGAATCGGTACTTTTCAACAACAAGAAGACGAAACCGCGCTTTACTGACCTAACGAAATGACCGAGACGATACTTCTGTCTGGCAGTCTGTGGACTGATCTCGATTTAAAATGTCAAGTGTACTTACCCGTCAAAACGAGACGGTTCGCTGCTTGCAAAGGTCAAAACGGCAAGGATGACAATGGTGACCCTGAGTGCTGCCATGGTCTACTATCTCACAAATGCCGACACCACGTCCGGATACTTCGCCGTGTCTTGTTAAGTATTGTCGGATAACAAAAAATTACCGTgcgcaaaataaacaaaatcaacCGAGCAAagtgataaaaaaatattaatctctcccTTCCTGTCTTACGTAATTCTGTCTCTCAAGTCCGCGAAGACGTCTTGTTTCATGTAGTAGGGGCGGTCTCGTGATGTAGTTCATCAACAGTAACGACATGTGATCAGAAACGACGGATCCGAAAAATCATCCGGCACAAAAGATAATGCTATTTTTATAAGCCGACGGAGAAAGGCTTCCATACACAAGAACATGCATGCCAGTCTTCCGGTTGATACAGCGAAGGACACATCTGTGCCTCTTCTATCGAAGTAACACGCGGTTCACTTGGGACACAGCACAGGTGACAAATTTGCTGGCTGCCGAGGCAACTGCTTCCCGGGGATCGTGCCCATCGGGTCCCAATGCACTGGAAATTAACGTGTGAATGACATCACCTCAATTGTttgaattatgacaaaatttgtcgtATTTACAGAACTTGAAACAGCTCAGACATTACATGTGAAACAACTAGACCCCGAAAAAAAATTAGGGTCTATGGTGAACAAAGCTGTTTGTCTACTATATTTTACTGTAAACGTCTGAAGATATAAAGATGGCCGAAATCATTCTGTGTGGCGATTTTCGGAAACTATGTCACAAACAGGTATTTTATAAAATAGCTAGTTTTACTAAATTCTAAAGCTGACGTGGGTATATATTTGGCAcgccaaattaggtaattaccaagCAACTTAGCCAAGCAGTTTGCTGTATGCGAtggcatttacctaaacaagagtgAGTTTTATTGTCCGTACACTGATAAGGAATCCACCGAACTCAGAAGGCAGGTCCTTACTGAATAAACTGATATGGGAATATTGGAAGAATCCAATTGTGTATACGCATGCGTGTCACATATCGTCAAATACGAGTACATGTATCGTGTTACGCTTATTGATCTCCGCTGTACAAATTGCTGAAACCGTGAGTTGGGCGTAACTCGAAGTATATTTGGTGTTTGGTGAGAAATAGCTCGGTAAAACTATCTGCATGACATTGCTAAGCAACAATAATACTTGAATGAGAATCAATGCAGAGCGACAATAGGAAACGCTGCAATCTAAGGTTTCTTGACAATGCTTTAACAAATAATACCCCTGTCCTCTGAAACTTGTTCACTGCGATACACCAAACCACAGGcaatttttctccttgtctatGACCAAACCGATACAGAAATAGACAGAAAGATTCagccgtgtgcgggcgctccggctaCGCTACCTCTGAACCCGTACAGGTCTAATGGAGAAAAACTATGGTGGAGAACTATGGACATGTTACTCTGAGAAATttatcaggacacatttaatttctGAATGAGTTAGGCGAAGAGTCGATTTTGAAGGAAGGAAAGAGAGGCAAAAGCTTTGAGAATTCATTCGATGTTTGATCTGGTAAACAGAGctgactttgatgattttttatttctgtaaagatgaaataaaaatgtcgaAGAAAATTGTGAAAGTAAGGATCACGTGACTATTGGTACCCACCATCCCATGTTTGAATAAATGTTTCTAACTAACTGAGAAGCCGTACATGGATTTGCTGAGGTAAAGGGGAGTCTTATGTTACGATAAAATTTGACCTAACCCAATTTTTAGGCTGAATTTTGATTATCTTGCTATTTATTCTGCAAATTTGGCCTCGAGTATGTTGACATGGCGCTAACGTGGTTAATGACATCATACTTTCATTTGGTATCATGGTCAAACTAGTCGTTATACAACTTGGCAGAAAGGGTAAAAAAGGATGCTATTATTATACGTCCGCATACGTCCGTATGATGTCTTAATATGTCCGTACAATAATTATGTCGTGTGTATGTAAGAAAGGATACGAAATAACGTAAGATGTGCAGTGACAGATCTTTTACAGCATGAAAGTGACTTATCTTTTTCTAACTATTGTTACTTCACTGACATTGATGCAATATCGCGTAAGATTGAATAAGTTTCTAAGTTTTCATCTCAATCTCACCCcatcaacaaataaaataatgcGTGCATTGTACATACGGCATATAATTCAGAAACGCTTTCGGTAGTTCAACTGAGTTTTTTCCATAAAATCCGTACCTTGCAGGATGACGATCATTCAGCAGGTTGTCCAAATAACACCGATCGAAGCGTGAAACGGGTCGGACGAAGTGGAACCGTCAAACATTgagccttaaaggtatacagtcacttgtaatctaaatattcccatatatggtcaaaggggcgttccttggtattcaaaatgccgtgtgatggcgctgtttttaaaaagcggccacccgcttaaaatttgtgattggttagattttctctttccatggtaactgtggcaaaattggaacagatgacagtatacctttaagctagGGTTGTCTGAAGTGAGCGTGAACAAGTTTAATAAAggcttctgtgttttttgtattATTGACGTAATACACAAAAGGGTTTCTTTTCTTAAAACTGTCAAATGTTAGGAGGGGGACACTCTGGAGACACACGTCTGCATGAATACGTGCGAAAAGGgatgttttcatcattttgtaaaaatcatgtcGGCTTGCAAAAACATAGATTATGGTGCAATCAAAGTCATCGATTTTGAACAATTCTGACAGGTAGAGTGAACAATTACTCCGTAAACTTCAAACGTCAGAAAACCAAGGCAGCTTTGCCCTGCTCTCAACAAAAGAAATTAGTCTCCCGTAGACATTATCTTgtttaagggactggtcagtttcttcggggTGCCgtgggccggtggattattgcCGACATCAAAAAGTGACCGACCCCCCTATTCAAACTTTCGGAAACAGGATGACTCCCCTCTtgcgacaaaggtaaaataaaaggtgaaaggtaatatatatatatatatatatatattatatatatatatatatatatatatatatatatattagtgtgTGTGTAatgttttttatatattttaaacattcagtcgtTCTGTGTTTTAAGGAAATAGATGACCCgcccgaaaaatgcaactgaatgatgaaattcgtggcCGGTACGatgtattttaggcaagtatgaccccgtgttgtaattcaaaaacacactgacccccttttcagcatttcaaaaacatggtgacccccacataaccaaagtcaaaaatagggtgaccccccattgAATGCACcgccccaggccgaagaaactgaccagtccctaagaacGATCGAGATAAATGATCTCGTACTTTCGTAGCTTTGAAGAGACCAAGACGTGGATTGTGCCGTCTTCGACGGCAGCCAATTAGAGATTATTACTGTCACGTGATGGAAGGACAGTTGAATCATAATTGATGTAGAACCGATCATCGACATCCGAGGCTGGTGTTCAAATTCTTTGGCATAGCTTCGCCTATGACGTCAATGTTCACGGTCGTTCACTCATGAATCAGCGTTCGGTTCACGTCATtgtaaataatatataatattcgGCATATGAACATTATCAAGGCACAAAGACGACCAGGTGACACGGGCTGAGTCACAAAAAAACTGATCAAAACAGAAATGTCACGTCATCATTACGAAGTATTTTTATGGCAGAGAGAACAGATTTACAAACCGATCGTTCATAACGCTAGCATGGAGCTCCCAAGCATGGATATGTTCTTTAGGGTCTAACGGGAAATGTTCGTAAATTCAAATCGACTGGAACACAAGGTGTAACGACTGGTTCGATAATATCAAAAGGGAATTGTTGCTATCCTATCTTCTGTAGTCTTAACTATTACATAGGCATTCAGTACAGTTATCCAATATTAATTACATACTGATGTGAGTAAGGACATGACGCACAGTCCTGAGGACTCATACGACAACGAAGAAATGTTTTTGATGACAGAACATTTCAGTAATgctattattcaaatttatagtTGGCACAGTTGGATATAGCACAGGTCTATCTCATCTGCTTCATATTATTacattaatttgttcaaattcaaACTGCTGTTAACAGCTGACTCGCTCGTTTTTTCATTAAGACACCAATTCTCAGACGACAACTCATGAATTGACATAACATATTTAAcgtaattttcaaatataacgTAATTTTCCGAACCGCCGaactgcctgtcgcattttacATAACAAGGCAAATGCACGGGGTAAATGTTACACCAACAGATCAGAGTAATTCACGAGACATGGgtgttcagattttttcaatgGTTCTTGAGGTACTGAGGGAATGCAGAGGACTGTTGTCGCGTACGTCACAAGATCTCAGCACAGTTGGAATATTTCCCGTTGTTTTGTCAGAGAAGTATGATACCGCCCGACTCGTTAATAGTTATCGCCCCTGACATATTCAGGGAGATTTACTTGCGCAACTGAGGCAATACATGAATATAgtatttattacaatttttgtccaaaatactCATCAAATTCGGTTGCATGGTCGTTAATGTAACGAGGGGTCTACATCAGGGTTACGAACACATGATTGGTCTATGAAGTGGCTGGTAGTTATATGTGTTGCTTGTGTTGTGGAATTCATTGCTCGGCGAAAGCCAACAGCTAAGCTTTCATAGAATTAGTTCTTCTTATGGATTGGATTAATAGCGCTATGTTTTACGCCAGGAAGTTTAGAGTAAGCATAACAAATGTATTCACTTCCCTGCGAAGCAAGCGGAATCCCTTTCAGGTAGAGTTATAACTTAATTACTCTTTATATCTTTCtatatatatctttatttcTGATTAATGTATTTTAACATCGTTACGCGACATCAGAGCAAATGATGTTAACAGCAACACTACTACAACTCATACAGAGCGATTTTACTAATTTCTTTTACGGCTTCAAATGTCTCTTCGGCTGTTGGTTGGATCTGATCCTCAGGTAACAGAAAGCCATGTTCACCAGTATCACGAAGTTCAACGGCGTGGGAAAGCACAATGCTCTGGTTGTCGTAGCCCCATTCGGCAGAGTTACCATTGGCGAGGGCTAAATTGGAAAAACATTATTAAGGCATATCTCAAAGTACGTCACTTAATTTGAAACAAGACAGTTCTTCCTTCTTGTCTGTGAATTCAAAAACTACTTAATGACTCAATATGTATTGTGAAACTTTTAAAGTGGTTAAAACTTAGGTGTGCATACTGTACAGATAGAGTTTAGACATAATTTGTGTGTACACGTGGATTTCTACctatcaacacacacacacacacacacacatacatacatatatatatatatatatatataattctgtGTATACTGCTGTGCGATACAGCACTTACTGCACGGAGTACAATATATAAAgatcagatagatagatagatagatagatagatagatagatagatagatagatagatagatagatagatagatagatagatagatagatagatagatagatagatatgggaAGGCCAGGGTTTTTATAGGATCAAGGTTTTCGCACGCTGATTCAAAATCACCTCTTCagattatacatgtatttgtcttGCGTATGACTATGTACTCAATTAAAGGTACACGGAACTTCAACTTACAGAGGGTGTTAGCGATGGTTCCTGTGGCATAGATTGTTCCATGGACAGCTTCAATGGCTGCGGCACATCTCTCGTTGGCTTCGATCTGTCGATGAAATGTGCAAGGAACTTCATATTAACGGTGACGCCATTATCCCATGTTGTGCACAGCCCCCTACTTTGTGCAACTAGGACTTGCCGGGTGAAATTTCGCGCGAACCAGTTTTGGAAAAGGGTATTCGATAATCGAAacgcaataccattttttttgagcaaaattattattatttttaggTAGTTTGTTTCTGTAATACCAAATTTGCATGACCCTCATTTTGTACTTGGTTGGAAAAAGTTTCCTTGAGAAATATTTAGCTAACATTTACGTCATTCacaggtgcatactaccttaaaggtatacagtcacctgtaatctaaatatgcccatatatggtcataggggcgttccttggtattcaaaatgcccatgtgagggcgctgtttttaaaaagtggccacccgcttaaaatctgtgattggttagattttctctttccgtggtaactgtggcaaaattggaacaggtggcaGTATACCTTGAATCAGAACAGTTCAAAGAATAAAGTGATAAGCACTGTACTATTCCAAGCAAATCGCGTTAAAATGCATCGCACGTACTTTTTTACTTCAGGCGCACGGATCAAGTTAACTGACCTGTTTGGTGTAATCAGGCTCCGGTGGCAAATCCCTGGTGTAGCCGTACGGACTCATCCACATTTGAGAGTAGGAGTGGAAATCGATGAAGACTACAATGTTATCCAGTGATTCCACGAATTTGGCAGTTGCATCAGTTTCGGCCTCAGAGAACGGTTCTGATCCTCTGTAATCTTCGAAGCAAGGAAATCCACTGGATCCAGGGactgaaaatcagaaatttcaagGCAGCTTTAAAGTTTGTATCTGACCTTAACTTGGTCTATGAAAGCAATGAAGTTATCCTTTGGCCTAATTACACCATTATTGGGTACAGCTCTTACTATATTTGCATGACCCCTcgccacccccccccctctctctctctctctctctctctctctctctctctctctctctctctctctctctctctctctctctctctctctctctcgtatacATCTATCAATTCAGTGTTAATGGTAAACAAATCTATACTCTGTTCACACACTATGGAATGAAAGCCTATAGAGCATTTCTGTAACTTCTCGCGAATTGTAAGTGCCAAACCTACAAAATCTTCAGTGGGTACTCACAGGTGCCCCAGCCGACACTCCAATTTCTGTTCGGATCAGTGCCAACACAGTTTGAACCAGCGTTTGGGGATCTTGTCTTACGCCACATACGATCCTGTGTACAGAAAGGATGAAAATTTCCATCTGTCGATGTGCCTCGCTGACCTACTTTGTTCAAAATAACTCTCTACGGATACTTCACTTTCGTTTATAAATTTAACATAACTTGTCACGTGTTCATAGATTTAAAGATAACATTTACCATTGCGCAGAGTCATATGATGGCATAGATATATTCATAAGGTTACCTGTGAGTAATTCACATGTATGAACAGTGTGAACCTTTGCCCGAGATTTGACATATATCTGAAAAGACGAGTGAATTCGAGCAGTAACGTATAGGACGCGATTATTTTGTGTCTCTCATCACGTGTGTCAAGGAAGTAGGTACGTACCACAATATCTAGAGACATTAAGGCTACTTACATCGTTCCAGGTGAATTCATATCCGTCTGGGTTGGATACTGGAACGATGTAGTAGTCAAAGTTGTCCACGTAGTTTGTAATATCAGGTTCGGTACCATAGCCTTCTACCAGCTGGAAACGTTATTGAAAATAGTCGAACTAAAGCGATGTCTCGAT includes the following:
- the LOC139149662 gene encoding carboxypeptidase B-like — encoded protein: MWKILVFSLSLALVEAVTRYDGYKVLRIVPNGDAQVQYLRNLEEDLELTFWKEASFPGRPVDIMVPPNKFGRFKAQLRSFGFDVNTMMTDVQSVIDRQMVENAEKRSINNDSFNYNMYHTYDEIDAWIDEISAANQDIASPFTVGTSYEGRKFRGVKVGKHGTGKKAQYYIGGIHAREWVSPSTMIYTVKYLVEGYGTEPDITNYVDNFDYYIVPVSNPDGYEFTWNDDRMWRKTRSPNAGSNCVGTDPNRNWSVGWGTFPGSSGFPCFEDYRGSEPFSEAETDATAKFVESLDNIVVFIDFHSYSQMWMSPYGYTRDLPPEPDYTKQIEANERCAAAIEAVHGTIYATGTIANTLSLANGNSAEWGYDNQSIVLSHAVELRDTGEHGFLLPEDQIQPTAEETFEAVKEISKIALYEL